Within the Miscanthus floridulus cultivar M001 chromosome 2, ASM1932011v1, whole genome shotgun sequence genome, the region ctgacggaagtggcatggaggacatgaaaaagttgaagtagtggcgctgaagactgctgaatttttttcaggggcacacagagaattacgatcttttataatggcacacagggaaaagtctcattTTCTTTCTCCTCATGTTATCCTCAACCGAatttaaattgattgtttgagaccctaaatgaattcaaatgaaaaagttgccaactacaaagttgtataacttttcgagatctactaCTTCCGTTTTTTCTCtttgtccatccgaggttatttaaaaatttcaaatttcaaaagtgagaaattcaaacattgttttttgacaagatgatttcaaataaaaaatttgtcaactacaaagttttataacttttcgagatctacaacttttattttggttgtttctccatccgaggccgTTTGAAAAAagttaaatttcaaatttgataaattcaaacgtagttttccttgacaaaatgatttcaaataaaaaagttatcaactacaaagttctataactttttgagatctataactttcatttgatcatcttttcatatgactttgtttgaataatttacaatttgaatttttaaaaataacaacttcaaacaacattttgaaagagCAGCtgaaaaaaatcatgaacataaaaAGTTGTAGAAATGATCTAGacctgcaacttttattttggtaatttgtccatccgacaaagtggtagtattatagatcttgatcagttctaaaacttttatgttcatgactttttcggctgaaatcatttactctttcaaaatattatttcaagttgttattttttgaaattcaaattttgatttgataaaACAGAGTCACATGaaaaagataaccaaaataatagCTGTAAGAACATAAAAattgatagagcttgattttagaaatttttaggataaaatcatcaaatttaaagTTAGTATGAGTGAGAAAgattagttacaagttttagctggAAATTAAAATAAGAAATCAGAGTTCTTTGATAATTTAAAAATTAAATTTTAGACAGCATTTTAAAATAGTAaacgattttaaatgaaaaaagttgtaaacagtaaagttctataactttttgagatctataacttttattttggtcatttctccatctgagatcgtttgaaaattttgaattttaatattcGACgtctatttgtaggagcggctctatattcagccgtccctacaaatcgggcCAGGGCGGCTGATAACGGCagcagcccctacaaatggatttgtagggcgGTGTGTTTGGAAACTATTTACAGCCGTCCCTAAAGAAAAAAGAGCCTAAAAAAAGAGGCTACTACAGAACCTTTTTGTTGTAGTGAGAAAAATCATAAACTCTCTCCATTTCTGAACGTAATTTATTTGAGATTTTAGTTGGTCATTCTTTTTTACTTGACCTGTCAATATACGACAAAAACTGATAGCATGTGGCTGATATTACTAGAGTAATCGTAGAAAAAGCGTTGCGTCAAAAATCTAAGAAAAACCTTCCTACATAACTTTCACTATATAAAATAGTGTACTTTAAAAAAAATCAGGACAATCATCTGGTTGCGTCGTCGTTCGAGGCAACATACATTTGGAATCAGAGGGATAGATTTTAGAAGTTCATCTTTTTTTCTCTGAGAGTCATTTGACAAGGAAGAAGAAAACGATTCCAGAGACCTTGACCCTGTTTGGGCCTAATCCCATGATCCATAGGCCCACGCCGAGCTCAAACGAGTATATAGCCCAACAACGTGGCCCTCCACATACGCAGCCCAACTGTTGTACCGGCCCGAATCCAACTCCATGTCGTTTCCCCTTCTCTAATAAAAACCGCACGGCCCCACCCACCCCGCGCTCCTCGTCTTTCACCACCCGTCGCGGTCGCGTTCGGACCTCGGAAGCTTCCGGAGACAGGAGGCCACCCGCCGCTCCCCGTGCCCTAGACAAAAAGAGGTACGCCTCCGATTCCAGAGGGGAGGGGGTTGCGCCGCTCTGATTTCTGATAGTTTGCTGCCAGGAGACCCGTCTGATTTGCTCCGCCGAGGTGAGCGCTGCCGTGCACTCCCCCGTGGTCTTCCCCGCTTCGAATCTGACGCGGTTGGATGATGTTCGGCGTGCGTTTTGTCTAGTCGATTCGGTCGTTTTGCCTGGTAGAGGAACCCTAGTTCGTTATCGCGTTGTGGAAGGTGGAGCGTCGGCCTGTTGCCTTGGGCTGAGGGCGTGTTCCGCACACAATTTTGAAAGTGGGATTGAGTGGTTTCATTGCGCCGAGGGGGAGGGGGAGCTCTTTAGATTCTTTTGGGATTGGTCGTTTGCGCCTTGGAGGAGGGCCGTGCGCGTGTTGAAGCTGTTATTTCCCCGGGGAGGGTGGGATGGACGGCGTGCTGGTAGAACCTCCCAGAAGAATCGTGAGAAGAAAAGATAGGAAAACTTTGTTTTCTTGGGTGCGCTGACTATCTGCTTGTATTTGCTCATACAGATCTACGCTCGGTAGCACGTTTATGTATTGTAATACTGGAAAAGTTCATGATGGGTGACGTCCACGCATGTGCACGTCTTAAGCAACATTTTCTAAAATTGATTCTATTGGTAAAATGATTCTAGATACGGGATGGAGTTGGATTCCCTGCATATATAAACAACTAAAGAAGCAATCAGTTTATAACAGAATATATGTCTTTTGTTTCACCTGTTGTCCAATTCACTTTTGGTTTAGCCTACTTACAGTAATTAATGAAGAACTTTATACTTTGGTGCCTGTTTGAGTAGATATATTTTCTTCATGGCcttgattcttttttgttttttatttaagAGGATCTGATATGTAAATGCATGATTTTAATGAACGGAATTGCTATTGTGCCGTTTCTAATGAATCTTATTATTTTCTCGTGGCTTCTTAGAACATGGGAAGAAGCTATGATTACAGTCCATCGTCACCAAGAGGTTACAGGAGAAGAACTCGCAGCCCAAGTCCTCGTGGTCGTTATGGAGGCCGTGGTAGGGACCTCCCAACTAGTCTTTTGGTGAGGAATCTTCGTCGGGATTGTAGGTAAGATTCTCCCTGCTCCTGGATCAGTAGTAGAATGGATTTTCTTTGGTGTTGCTTTCAATAGTAATTGAATTGGTAAAGAGAAAATAGGTTATTCATTATAATATTGGAATTTGTCGAAGGGGATAGAATTAGCAGGCTTGTGAGGACTGAATTCTTAATTTTGCTTAAGACATTTagtatcttttttttcttgcaaaTAAAAACAAAGCATGTTGatctttttatttttcaaattAGCCCCATGGAATGTAGCTCCTGTACAGAACAGATATAAATTGTAAATATACAGTTCTGTCTAGCTATTCTGAGGGATTTGAAATGCATTCTGCTTCATAAGTTATGTCTTATTAATGAAGTGTACCCCTCCCCCTGATTTTACCGAGTTTTCAGTTGCAAAGTCCTTTTTGTTTTCCATGTTTATGAGGTGCTTCCTATTGCATATAACGATGAGAATGGATTATTCTTTGACACTACACAACTGTAACTTGGATGTTATGACAACTGCAGGCCTGATGACCTTCGTAGACCATTTGGAAAATTTGGTCGCCTTAAAGACATATATCTGCCAAAGGATTACTACACTCGGTAAGGCACCTTGTCTTAATTATGTGAGTAGGTGTTTGCCCATGGACTCCTACGTGCAACTTGGCGATCTCCACCTGAGCTGTATAGTACACTAAAGTATATTTGATCCAGAACAGGCTTATGTTCTTTATAAATACCATGGTGTTGCTTGTTTTTAACATATTAAATATGTTCTTTACAGATTTTTTAAATTGTTATGCTCTGTTTCCTTTGGTTTACACTGGATTGCTTTACCCACCCCCTCAGATTAACAGTGAAAGTAACTTTTTTTGAAGACAAGTCTTAAGAGTACTATTGAAGAAAAGGAAGAAATAGAGGTTTAAAGAGATATGCAAGTTACGAAGAGTTTGAAGTGCAAGGTCAGCAGCTTAGTGCCTGCTTTACCTTTGAGATTGATTTGTGTATCAATTGAAATTGATTTGTGTGTATCACCATTCTTGGAAGGAAGAGTTTGCAGCATGTTGATTTGATTGTCTATGCAGGGGTTTTCTCCTTAATGGTTCTGAACGATTGCTATTTTTAGTGAAGTACTAAAATTTGCATTCTGTCTCAGGGAACCTAAAGGATTTGGGTTCATCCAATACTTTGATCCTGAGGATGCTTCTGATGCAAAGTACCATATGGATGGGCAGATGCTGCTTGGAAGGGAAATTACTGTTGTTTTTGCAGAGGAAAACAGGAAGAAGCCTTCTGACATGAGGGCCAGGGAAAGAATGAGGTACTAGTCCCCTTATGATACCCATTCTATAACTGTTCATTTGTGCGTACGCATCTGCCATAGTATTTTAGGAGGCAAAAGCTAATTTACTCATGCATTTTGTTACTTCTGTAGTGGCAGAGGCCGTTCTTATGATCGGAGGTTGCGCTCAAGGTCACCTGGTTACAGCGATTCTCCTAGGGGTAGATCAAGGTCCCACAGCCCAAGCTACCCGCCAGCACCTAAGCGAAAGCACTATTCAAGGTATGACTTGCTTCCATCCCCCTCCTATGTGCTGATGAAAACTCCATGTGCTTGTAATGTCCCAGTTCAAATTGATTGGCTCACCTACCTTCTTGACAGGTCCCCGTCTCCTCGACCTCGAGAGAGATCTGTGTCGCGTTCACCAGCTGACAGCAGATCAAGGAGTGCAGGCCCCAGTGTTAGCAGGTCTCCTCGGAGGCAGAGATCTCTCTCTGTTAGCGAGTGAGGTACCTCAGGGCTCTGTGTGGCTATCTAGTCGCTGTTATGCAACTGCATATGTTCCAGATTATTTTTGTCAGCACCCTCGTGTACTCGGAGTTTTGAACATGTATGATGTATTTTGTATTCCGAAATCTCTGATGAGTGAAGTGGATTGTGGAACCAACGAACCTTGATGTTGGACCTGTTGACCTCTGCACAGGTGCCCATATgatatgaagttttttttttctgcaaTTGATATGGCAGTGTTCAGGTATTCATTGTTCATCCAATCGCCTGTCTCTTGGAGCAGCTGAGCTTCTCTGAGAATATGTGCGTTTTGGTGTTCCTCATTTCCCTTCTGATTCTGAATTGCAGTGAACTTTCGTGCTCAAATGTGTCTGAAGTTTGTAGTTGCGTGTTTGCTTTTGTATGGTTTATTTATCCCTGTGATATGTTACCCTTGCGATGTATTGTTACAAGCGCGCAGGGCTGAGAACCTAtcactactactagtagtagtattttTGTGAAAGTAGTACGGAAGAAGTCCAACTTCGAAAACATTTTCGCTATTTACTCAGGAGCAACTGTTTTTTTGAAAACATGAATATCATAGGTAGTCCCACGGTTTTGAAATCGTAGCTGGACAAGTAGAGCTTTGAACTCATCCTCTCTATAGAAGAGGCTTCGAGTCTGGGACAATGTGAAGAGAAGAGCGGATCGAGAAAGAAAATAGCCCGGCAATGACCGGGTGAATTGCTTCAACATGACGCGTCGTTGCCCTGCAGCCATGCCAGAGGGAGCTAAACTAAAGACGACTGCAAATTGGTCTTGCTTGGACGTCAAGACGATGAGGTTTCGTCGTGGAAAATTGGACGACAGTTGCAAAAACTGTACTGGAGTATGCAaaacaaagcaaaaaaaaaagaaagaaaaaaaaagaaaaagaaaagagagcaTAGGAAGAGTTTGGCCCGTGGTCAGTCGAGTTCAGACCAGACTCGTGGACCGTGACTTTGACCCTTTGGATAGGTAATAGAAGTAATTAAGGAAGCAGTGGTTCCCCTTGTTAATGAATCCAACAGCAAGACGAGAGGAGACCTGCTGGTTCTTCGATGGGGCCCTGCGTGCTCAGATCTTCCGTCTTGTGAGGTCAAGAACTAAACGTTATTTTTACACCGCTGCATACAAACCGTGTTGACCTACATGTTTCATGGGAATGGGATCGAGAGATAACAATTAGAGAACGGAAAATTTGATGGTAGTTGGCTGGTAGGACGATGAGTCTTGCTTGTTGTCTCACTGGCTGGTGGTTATTTCTAGTCTGGGCTAGTTTTAGGCTCGTAAATTAAGCTTCAGTTAGCTGAGCCATCAGCATCTGCATCGATGCTTATCCAAAAGCTCAACTGCTCCAGCGTGGATGGAGAACTTTGTTTTGGGTCTGTTTCATGTATGCTAGCTTGATTCCGGTGAACGATGGAGTTCTGATATGACCATGCAATGCATTGTGCTAGGTAGGCACAGGAAATCAGATGCTTCTGTTGCACACACCGTACCATCCCCTTTTGGTTTCAGTCAATCGACAATGTCAGTGTCAGCAGACAGAACAGGAGTTTATACGATTACTTTTGAGGAGAAGGTACTAATTAATTTGCATGGTGTGCGATTAGGACGGTGCATCGATGGATCTAGTCCGCGGCGGGTCCCATGCATGGTatggtgtgtgtatatatatatatatatattatatatacataCATCGTACTACGTGGCTCGCTACCTCTGCTGCCACGAGTGGCCGGTCAGCGCACGGTGAGTGTGTCTGTGTGTGCCGTAGGAGCAGAGCACTCCCGTCCCGTGTTAAAAAGAACCGCGTAGGCGTAGGGAACGGGAAGGGCCACGATTTTCATCCACTGTTGTTTTTAAACTAGTACGAGGTCACTATCAAATCTACCAGGTCCACATTATATCTGTTGGTGGTCACTGGTCAGTGAAGTGAGGTCTGAAATAGTAATAATGTACTGGTACTGCCGTACTGGTATGGTGGGACTGAGTGAGCAAGGAGCGAGAGGCACGGATGTGCGCGCGCATCGTGCAGGAGCGAGAACCGAACAACACAAGGCAGGGGCACGTGAGGGGAGATGGCTGTGGcggtgtcggtacagaaagtgaccaactagtgaatatttgtagttttgccgtacgttgtgatcggaggtggcctagcactcaatgacacaggatttatactggttcaggcaacgtgccctacgtccagtttgggtcggtcagtgactttattcctgagcctaggtgctcgaagtttgcagtggggttacaaacgagaagggggacgaaggggtgtacaggaggtccggtcggctccggtcggaagggccaagagcgacaggagctacgctatgagctaagtgttcaagcgtgtgcttagtGTCCGAACCCGATGGTTCTGTGGTCGTGAGCTAGTaaacttgatcggtgcttgttgTCTTCAAGAAGGGCTCTTTTCTTTGTTGGAGGAGGcgtgtccccttttatagataaaggggatggctttacaagtgggAGGGTGATggtacgtatgctaccgagccttgttgcccacgcctaccgagcctttttgcccacgccggtgggtacaagataatagtatgcgcctacaacactgttgatgttactgttgaatgtcaaatgcatacgggaggtcgtgctgccttttttagggatggtggacgtcggtacctgcaaatattgtttgatgcctagaggcatgtgaggagtctcgctatgttcacccggtacagtaaatcctggcgcccataccgctatcgatgcccaaAGGCAcgtggggagccttaccgtatgggagttttagcaacctctacaatactgtagagggagatgtcggcgtctataatactgtttgtgtcagggtggctgcagagtactgttccgtgcagggtatggtccctggtacagtggttttgacttgtgagccttgccttgcttttctccgcacgtcttctggttcccaccgagcgggcgtccccggtcggatggctccagtcggctctgagtgtgccggtcagagaagagcagtgagcagggttcctgcgaacctgggtcggagacgcggggtcggagtcggaagtggtgttttgggccaggccttccgatccgAGGGGCCGTTCGGAGGCTGCCggagtcgaagcgaacgctccggtcggagaggtgggccgaagtagccgatgagcgggcgttgttcctcttcagccagaccttccggtcggtgactgggtCGCCCTTCCGGCCTGTCGCTTTAGACTCTTGGgttgagccttggcgtggaaaccggtccccgagggaccccgggtttatgaacccgacatgcgGCAAATGCGGATTGGGTCGGACGAATGGCCGCACAAGGCCGTGAAGCGTGTGATGGGCGAGCAAGTGGGTAGATATTTTTGAGAGAGATATGGGAGACGTAAAGAGAAAAAGGCAGGCTTGGTGGGCCGCCCAAGCCTAGAAAGACAGCGTCTGATGGGATGGACGCATGCCCCTAAGCATTACCGATTTAGAAATGTTTTCTGATAGTCAAACTTCTGTTgccataaataatttatattgcAAGAGAAATTAGTGTTCAAAGTATATTTTTAAAGGCCGCACTAGTAAGTTAAAGAGTATGACATCTTTTATTTTATGACAGAGAGATATTACTACGTGCAGTGTATTCCAGGAGCATgttaagatttttttttattgcAGACACACTAAAGGtgtgtttgtttccgcgtataaTCGGAATCGAGACGGAAATAATCGAAAATCCCACCCAAACGTATATTATTCTTTCACGATTGTATCGGCCGCTGCGGCGAAAGAAATCGCAAATCAACTGTGAGCGGTGTTCTCGGTACCGCGAGGGCTTCGGCGTGTTTTCCCCACCGCGGCCGATTTTACAGCCGTTGCCCCTCGGCACGGCACACGTCCGCTTGCCCGCCGCCCTGGACTCCTCTGGCACCCTCGATCGAGGACCCGGATGGGTACTGGATTCCACGAGTGACGATCCTGTATTAATGTTTTGTACGTACGTGCACTCGCCGTACAGCGAGTACTAGTGACTCGTACtaccttttgttgttgttgttgtgcctgCCTGCCTGTGCGGTGGCACTGCTGCAAGTTTTGACCACCGCCACCCGCCGTCTTCACGTGGCCGCGTCGCCACGTACGGCTACGCGCCGCCGCGCCGGTATTTGCTGGACTGCCCCTGCCGACTCCGGCTGCCCTGCACGGCCGCTGCGCCCATCACCGGGCAGCGGCAAAGCTTAATTACCCCTCCTGCTGTTTAACTATCGCAAATGGGCGTGCCGTCAGTGATCTTCCACGTACTACAAGTACAGACTGAGTAATTTAGGCTCACTCTGTCATTCACGGATAACCCGCCAGGCAACACCGCAACATGCATGCCAATTAGAGGAACATTATTGATAATGATACCGTTTTGGCGATATACAAGTACAATGTATGATCACTGACGATCAAATTGGCGATGGACGGGCCATCTCATCACCAGCCTCACAACAAATGTATTCTAATCATTTGCACCACTTACAAACTTTTTCAAACAAGCATATATTTGTCCAGCCGTACCAACCGGTGAGATGTaggatttttttgcgcttaaacCCCCCACACGTCGGTCTTTTTTTACGCTTAAGCCCCCTTAATTATTTGAATTAGCATCTAGTGGTCATGATTGATAGTTTTTAAGTTTGTATAGGTtgattggtttgcacctgatatgttgcctTAAAAAAAACAGGAGAGGTCTTGCGTGAGGAGATGGAGATCCGTAATTCCCGGTCCCCTCCTTTGGCGATTCTGAGAGCGAACTCTCGCCCAGCCCTGTTCTAGACCGTCTCCTCGACGATCTGGACTGCTCCACCGGTGATCCCTTCGATTGCTGGTGTCCACGCCCCGCCAACGATCGCTGGTCGTTGCCGGCCTCCGCAAATCGTTGGTTAGCCGTCCTGGCGCCGCCGACCACATAGTTCCATAGTAAGCGCCGCTTAGGGCTTCGCTGGGCTTTGCGGTCGCGCCGGCACTCGCTAGCGTACTGATCGCTACTGTTTTTTTCCTCTCTGATCCTGTTGCCTTGATGGCGTCGGACGGGGGTGGAAGTAAGGGGACTGTGAAGGCTCCTTTCGGCGGGGATGGAAACCCTAGTCCGAGTGTTTCTGATCTTCTAAAGCGCCTTAATCTAACAGAGGAAGAAGGAGCGGTAGTAGATTTCAGTGATGATGAGGAGATTGATGATCTCCCTCCGACGGAGTGGGCAGTGGTGGGGAAGGTTCTCTCACCCATGGCAGTACACATCAATATGATCCGGGCGGCGATGAAGCTAGCCTGGGGCAATCCTTTTGGCCTGAAGATCCAAGCTATAGGAGAGAAGGCAGACAACATGTTCGTCGCTGAGGTTGGTTCAAAGGCCGATATGGAGAGGATCCTTGCGGGGACCCCGTGGATGGTAGGAAGGCATGCGGTAGTTCTCAAGCCTTATGATGAAAGACTTAGTGCTGATGAAATCATCTTTGATCGCATGGAGATTTGGGTGCGCATCCTCAAGTTCCCGCTAGGTTGGATGAACCAGCAGCGGGGAACACGGGCCATGAGCCTGATCGACCATGTTGTGAAAATGGACGTCGATGGAGATGGGAAGGCGAGCGGGGCCTTCCTGCAGGCTCGTGTTGCTATTGAGTTAGACAAGCCCCTTTGTCGGGGTGTGCTCTTGAGAATGAGCAAGACGGAGGAGCCAAAGTGGTTTGAGGCGCAGTATGAATGTCTTCCTTATTACTGCTTCTCATGTGGTCTAATGGGTCACTCAGAGATCGATTGCCCACACCCAGCACCATGTAATGAGTTCGGTAAACTACCTTATGATGTCCCTCTGAGAGCACCGGAGGAACGTAGGAGAAGAGTACAGTCCTTCGCGGGAGCTGCAGCTGAGTCCTTTGGTACGGCTCCTCGACGTACATGCCATCCAAAGATCATTGTCGTTCTAGTGATGACCGATCGTCTCTGGGAGACGAATCCCGGTTCTCAGCTTCAGAACCAGTGGAAAATCTAGAAGAAAGAGAAGTTCAGTCACCGTTGAAGAAGAGGAATACAGAGGGAACTGCAGGGAAAGGCCAGCCGGTCATGGAGGAAACAAATACCAGGCTACCCCGGAAACGCAAGTCGAAGGGGGCTGGCCAAAACCTGCAGACCCCAGACCTCAATGTACCAGCTGAGGCTTCTAATGCCATTGTTCCGGTAGGCCTTGTGAGTTCAAGATTGAACTAGCTAGATGGAGGTTCCGAAAAAAGCGGTGAGAGTATGGTGGAAATGCTGAAGAAGCAGAAGAGAGGCACAACTTCACAAAATGCACGATCGGCGGCGGCTGCAAGTGGCAGTCCCCGCCGGGCACAATGAAAATATTAAGCTTGAACTACCGGGGTTTAGGGCAACCCGAGGCAGTTCACGACCTCCGTAGCCTTTGTGAGCTACATCGCCCGGTGGTGGTTTTCTTGTCTGAGACTCGTTTCTTCTCGGATAGGGTGGATGTCTTGTTAAGATCACTTTGTTTTGCGCATGGTTTAGGCGTGGGAACCAATGGAAGAGGTGGCGGACTTGCACTGTTGTGGAAAGATGAAGTTTGTGTAAAGCTCCAAAGTCTTGACAAGCTTCATATAGATGTGGCGGTGCTTGATCCAATGACAAACGGGGAAAAGTGGCGCTTCACTAGTTTCTATGGTGAGGCGAGGAGAGAGTTAAGATATAGGAGTTGGGATTGTCTTAAGATGCTCAAGGGTCGCAGCTCACTGCCATGGCTCTATGTAGGGGATTTCAATGAGACTTTGCATGCCAACGAGCAATTTGGGGGTGCTGGAAGAAGTGAACGGTAGATGGAGGGTTTCCGAGAAGCAGTAGCAGTGTGTGGCTTCACGGACCTAGGCTTCATTGGTCTACCGTACACCTGGGACAACCGGCAAGATGATGCTCACAACATAAAGGTTAGGTTGGACCGGGGGTTGGCAAATGATGACTTTCTTGACTTGTTCCGCGAAGTTAAGGTCTGGCATGTTCAAACGACAATATCAGACCACTGTGCACTAGTGGTAGAATGCTTGGAACACTCCTTGAACAAGAGAAGACGAAAGCGAAATTTTCGCTATGAAAACATGTGGCAGCGTGACCCTTCTTACATGGCTCTTATTCGTGATGCTTGGTCATCG harbors:
- the LOC136530817 gene encoding serine/arginine-rich SC35-like splicing factor SCL33; the encoded protein is MGRSYDYSPSSPRGYRRRTRSPSPRGRYGGRGRDLPTSLLVRNLRRDCRPDDLRRPFGKFGRLKDIYLPKDYYTREPKGFGFIQYFDPEDASDAKYHMDGQMLLGREITVVFAEENRKKPSDMRARERMSGRGRSYDRRLRSRSPGYSDSPRGRSRSHSPSYPPAPKRKHYSRSPSPRPRERSVSRSPADSRSRSAGPSVSRSPRRQRSLSVSE